In Dehalococcoidia bacterium, one genomic interval encodes:
- a CDS encoding GNAT family protein, translating to MQIRTDRLILREITLDDWPAVLAYQRDPQYLRYYAWTEDRSEDDVRAFVKMLADLQHQQPRRKFQLAITLPGDDALIGNCGIRRKDGKDFEADIGYELSPAHWGRGYATEAARAMVAYGFEELKMHRVSSWCIADNVASARVLEKAGLRPEGRLRLNEHFKDRYWDTLLFGVLREEWQAASR from the coding sequence ATGCAGATAAGAACAGACCGCCTCATCCTCCGTGAGATCACCCTCGACGACTGGCCGGCCGTGCTCGCCTACCAGCGCGACCCCCAATACCTGCGCTATTACGCCTGGACCGAAGACCGCAGCGAGGACGACGTGCGCGCGTTCGTGAAGATGCTCGCCGATCTCCAGCACCAGCAGCCGCGGCGCAAGTTCCAGCTCGCGATCACGCTGCCCGGCGACGACGCGCTCATCGGCAACTGCGGCATCCGTCGCAAGGACGGCAAGGACTTCGAGGCGGACATCGGCTACGAACTGAGCCCGGCGCACTGGGGCCGCGGCTACGCCACCGAAGCCGCGCGCGCGATGGTCGCCTACGGCTTCGAAGAGTTGAAGATGCACCGCGTGTCCTCGTGGTGCATCGCCGACAACGTCGCATCGGCGCGCGTCCTCGAAAAAGCCGGCCTGCGCCCCGAAGGCCGCCTGCGCCTAAACGAGCACTTCAAGGACCGCTACTGGGACACCCTCCTCTTCGGCGTCCTCCGCGAAGAATGGCAAGCAGCATCGCGTTAG
- a CDS encoding FAD-dependent oxidoreductase, translated as MPYERPPLSKGLLAGREQASDILINDEAFYAEQGITTMLDTPVVRVDFDARTLHVERGEPLTYETLIIATGARPRTFDIPGAHADGVYYLRTIGDARAIREAASVAKRAVTIGGGFISMEFASVLASQGVDTTMVFPEERVWARLFHARDLRVFRALLP; from the coding sequence TTGCCGTACGAACGTCCACCGCTCTCCAAGGGCCTGCTCGCCGGGCGCGAGCAAGCGTCCGACATCTTGATCAACGACGAAGCGTTCTACGCTGAACAGGGCATCACCACGATGCTCGACACGCCCGTCGTGCGCGTCGATTTCGACGCGCGCACGTTGCACGTCGAACGCGGCGAGCCACTCACGTATGAGACGCTGATCATCGCCACCGGCGCACGGCCGCGCACGTTCGACATTCCCGGCGCCCACGCCGACGGCGTGTACTACCTTCGCACGATCGGTGACGCGCGCGCGATCCGGGAAGCCGCGAGCGTGGCGAAGCGCGCGGTCACGATCGGCGGCGGCTTCATCTCGATGGAATTCGCTTCGGTGCTGGCATCACAGGGCGTCGACACGACGATGGTGTTCCCGGAAGAGCGCGTATGGGCGAGGTTGTTTCACGCCCGAGATCTCCGCGTATTTCGAGCGCTATTACCGTGA
- a CDS encoding FAD-dependent oxidoreductase, protein MSAYFERYYRERGVGTLSGQQVTRIDGDARANAVVTAAGDRIEAELIVAGIGIEPNVALFEDTALHVDRGIIVNECLETNLNGVYAGGDVVRYRDLLFGTTRRADHWDNAVEQGKHIALQLAGDRQPFIHVPYFFSDVFDLSYEYWGDAAGATSVIYRGDVGSSATFASTGIGVFGSDVGIEPDGLRVASWPSDVGDAACWRSDPQAASSVAATSARPQAAIRAVTDAETRFMCLIMGQRCACG, encoded by the coding sequence ATCTCCGCGTATTTCGAGCGCTATTACCGTGAACGAGGCGTCGGCACATTGTCCGGGCAGCAGGTCACGCGCATCGATGGCGATGCGCGGGCGAACGCGGTGGTGACGGCGGCCGGCGACCGCATCGAAGCTGAACTCATTGTTGCGGGCATCGGCATCGAGCCGAACGTCGCGTTGTTCGAGGACACGGCGCTGCACGTCGATCGCGGCATCATCGTCAACGAGTGCCTCGAGACCAACCTCAACGGCGTCTATGCCGGCGGCGATGTCGTGCGCTATCGCGACCTGCTGTTCGGCACGACGCGCCGCGCCGACCACTGGGACAACGCCGTGGAGCAGGGGAAGCACATTGCGCTTCAACTCGCGGGCGACCGGCAGCCGTTCATCCACGTGCCGTACTTCTTCTCCGACGTGTTCGACCTGTCGTACGAGTACTGGGGCGATGCGGCCGGCGCGACGTCGGTGATCTATCGCGGCGACGTCGGGAGCAGCGCGACCTTTGCGAGTACCGGCATCGGCGTCTTCGGGAGCGATGTGGGGATCGAGCCTGACGGCTTGCGGGTGGCGTCCTGGCCATCGGACGTGGGCGACGCGGCTTGCTGGCGGTCCGATCCGCAGGCAGCGAGCAGCGTGGCTGCGACGAGTGCCAGGCCGCAGGCGGCGATTCGGGCCGTCACGGACGCCGAGACGCGCTTCATGTGTCTCATTATGGGGCAGCGGTGCGCTTGCGGATGA
- a CDS encoding ABC transporter ATP-binding protein, whose amino-acid sequence MERHDVPLSVRGVVKSFGGGFDFTKLLPWRTNEKNGHEPRRVVDEVSFEIRRGEIFGVIGANGSGKSTLIRMISTLLLPDGGDVHIFGHDVVKEPMRVRPLINRVSADPSFFRNMTAMENLLFFGRVYGLTPGDVKRKTPAILKRLGFELQRAFEPMSHLSRGQQQKVAVARSFLTSPVLMLLDEPTTGLDPRSKRDVQGFIREVQREHDATILLTTHDMEEAELLCDRISFLAGGKIVAEGTPYELRQTVARGRPMDEINMETVFMELTGRDLSEDEVPEEELVHG is encoded by the coding sequence GAAAGACACGATGTGCCGCTGAGCGTGCGCGGCGTCGTGAAGTCGTTCGGCGGCGGCTTCGACTTCACGAAGCTGCTGCCGTGGCGCACCAACGAAAAGAACGGGCACGAGCCGCGTCGCGTCGTCGACGAGGTGTCGTTCGAGATCCGCCGCGGCGAGATCTTCGGCGTCATCGGCGCCAACGGCTCCGGCAAGTCGACGCTGATCCGTATGATCAGCACGCTGCTCCTGCCGGACGGCGGCGATGTGCACATTTTCGGCCACGACGTCGTCAAGGAGCCGATGCGCGTGCGGCCGCTGATCAACCGCGTGTCCGCCGACCCTTCGTTCTTCCGCAACATGACGGCCATGGAGAACCTGCTGTTCTTCGGCCGCGTGTACGGATTGACGCCGGGCGACGTGAAGCGCAAGACGCCGGCGATCCTGAAGCGACTCGGCTTCGAATTGCAGCGCGCCTTCGAACCGATGAGCCACCTGTCGCGCGGCCAGCAGCAGAAGGTCGCCGTCGCGCGGTCGTTCCTGACATCGCCCGTGCTGATGCTGCTCGACGAGCCGACGACCGGCCTCGACCCGCGCAGCAAGCGCGACGTCCAGGGCTTCATCCGCGAGGTGCAGCGCGAGCACGACGCGACGATCCTGCTCACGACGCACGACATGGAGGAGGCAGAGCTGCTCTGCGACCGCATCTCGTTCCTCGCAGGCGGCAAGATCGTCGCCGAGGGCACGCCGTACGAACTGCGCCAGACGGTCGCGCGCGGCCGGCCGATGGATGAGATCAACATGGAGACCGTCTTCATGGAACTGACCGGTCGCGACCTGTCCGAGGACGAAGTCCCGGAGGAGGAGCTGGTACATGGCTAG
- a CDS encoding class I SAM-dependent methyltransferase, whose translation MPITIVPAQIEAYAAAHTTPLPPLLQELVETTQRELPDRATMLCGDVEGTLLQMLVAMSGALRVLEIGMFTGFSAQMMAAALPDDGRIITCDIEPRHIEIARRFFVRSPHRHKIDVREGPALDTMKTLEPASFDLIFIDADKGNYTNYYEASLPLLAANGTIVVDNVLWSGNVLDPKERDDHAIVAFNDHVRADSRVTCVMLTVRDGVTLIRKRTAAP comes from the coding sequence ATGCCCATCACCATCGTCCCCGCGCAGATCGAAGCCTACGCCGCCGCCCATACGACGCCCCTGCCGCCGCTGTTGCAGGAGCTGGTCGAGACGACGCAGCGCGAACTCCCCGACCGCGCCACCATGCTGTGCGGCGACGTCGAAGGCACCCTGCTGCAAATGCTCGTCGCGATGAGCGGCGCCCTCCGCGTGCTCGAGATAGGCATGTTCACCGGGTTCTCCGCCCAGATGATGGCCGCCGCCCTCCCCGACGACGGTCGGATCATCACCTGCGATATCGAGCCCCGGCACATCGAGATCGCCAGGCGCTTCTTCGTCCGCAGCCCGCACCGCCACAAGATCGACGTCCGCGAAGGGCCCGCGCTCGACACTATGAAGACGCTCGAGCCTGCGTCGTTCGACTTGATCTTCATCGATGCAGACAAGGGCAACTACACGAACTACTACGAGGCCTCGCTGCCGCTGCTCGCCGCCAACGGCACGATCGTTGTCGATAACGTGCTCTGGAGCGGCAACGTCCTCGACCCGAAAGAGCGCGACGACCACGCCATCGTCGCGTTCAACGACCACGTCCGCGCCGACAGCCGCGTAACATGTGTGATGCTCACCGTCCGAGACGGCGTCACGCTCATCCGCAAGCGCACCGCTGCCCCATAA
- a CDS encoding ABC transporter permease, with protein MASINAAEVNSPLMPGRATLAWAFVERQTNLWKRYWAWELVWLVYGVVNTLAITFIAEQAGQQGIASEADVRYLVLFLLIGTLVWAYLSAVLDDISLVVTWERWEGTIEHTLMAPVQRAVHLIGMSLFGVMHATVRTLLIFAIAVPFFSVDLGQSDWFAAALVLVIGSFPIAGLAILAGVLPLLYPERGAQMSFMVQAIVLLVSGVYYEVDVLPPWLQIFSYVSPATYILDGMRGAIIGGEGVTEIWRELLALAVFGIVLIPGGMMVFAVAERWAKKTGKLKRQG; from the coding sequence ATGGCTAGCATCAACGCAGCCGAAGTGAATAGCCCGCTCATGCCGGGGCGCGCAACCCTGGCATGGGCATTCGTCGAACGCCAGACCAACCTGTGGAAGCGCTACTGGGCGTGGGAACTCGTCTGGCTCGTCTACGGCGTCGTCAACACGCTCGCGATCACGTTCATCGCCGAGCAGGCCGGCCAGCAGGGCATCGCCAGCGAGGCCGACGTGCGCTACCTCGTGCTCTTCCTGCTCATCGGCACACTCGTCTGGGCGTATCTCTCGGCCGTGCTCGATGACATCAGCCTCGTCGTCACGTGGGAGCGCTGGGAAGGCACGATCGAGCACACGCTGATGGCGCCGGTGCAGCGTGCCGTGCACCTGATCGGCATGTCGCTCTTCGGCGTCATGCACGCGACGGTCCGCACGCTGCTGATCTTCGCGATCGCCGTGCCGTTCTTCAGCGTCGACCTCGGCCAGTCGGACTGGTTCGCCGCGGCGCTCGTGCTGGTCATCGGCAGCTTCCCCATCGCGGGGTTGGCGATCCTCGCCGGCGTGCTGCCGTTGCTCTACCCGGAGCGGGGCGCGCAGATGTCGTTCATGGTGCAGGCGATCGTCCTGCTCGTATCGGGCGTCTACTACGAGGTCGACGTGCTGCCGCCGTGGCTGCAGATCTTCTCGTACGTCTCGCCCGCCACGTACATCCTCGATGGCATGCGCGGCGCGATCATCGGCGGCGAAGGCGTCACGGAGATCTGGCGCGAACTGCTGGCGCTGGCGGTGTTCGGCATCGTGCTGATCCCCGGCGGCATGATGGTCTTCGCCGTAGCAGAGCGTTGGGCCAAGAAGACGGGAAAGCTGAAGCGGCAGGGATAG